CGCGCCGCGATTGCGTGCATGATTACGCGCTGAGACATATGCGCGCCCCGCTGCTGCAGGAATTGCGCGCCTTCTTCCGCCAGTCGTTCGACGCCTATATCGCCGCTCTGCCGGCGCTCGGCCTCGATCGGCTGATGCCGCCGCCGGTTGCGGGCGACATCGCCGACGGGGCCACTTTTCTGCGCAACGAGGCGCGCAATGGCGAGCATGTTCATCGCGGCCGTTATTTGACGGGCGTCTATTATGTCCACACGCCGCAGGCGATCCGGACAAATGTCGAGCGGCGCGGCCGGCTCGCCGTGGGCCGGTGCCATGAGACCGCCGGCGGCCATGAGCCGGTCTGGGGCGCCCGCTACATCGCGCCCGAGCCCGGAATGTTCGTCGTGTTCCCCGCCCATATGTTCCATGACGTCGTTCCGACGCGCTGCAGCGAATGGCGCATCGCCATCGTCGCGGATGTCGAGCCCGCCCCCATTGGTGGGCGGGAGCTCCCAATGCGATATGTCCAAGAGCGAGCCTGAAGGCTCGCGGTCCAGGGCCGCGCCATGCAGTGGATGGAGATCGAGCCCCCGAAAGCGCGTCGCATTTCGCGACGCGCGGCGACAAAGGTCCTGCGCGCCGCCGTCGACGCCGCGGCCGACCGGCCGGCGCTGCGCGAGCGGCTCGGCGCGGCGCTGATGGACGAGGGTCGGCATGGCGAGGCCATCGCCGCCTTGCGCGCGAGCGCGGCGGCGGAGCCGAGCGGCTTCACCTCATGGGGGCGGCTGGCGCAATGCCATCTCGCGATCGGCGAGCCGGCGGCGGCGCTCGACATCTGCGAGCGGGCGCAGGGGCGCGGCGTCGCGCGGGCGCGCGGCGGAGCGCTGGAGGCGCTCGGGCGGCCCGAGGACGCGCTGAGAGAATATGCGCGCGCCTTCGCCGAGGACGACGCCGACGCATTGGCGCTGGAGGCGGCGCTGCGCCTCCTCAGCCACGCCTCCGACGCCGAGCCGCTGCTGGCATTTTGCGCGGCGCTGCCGGCGACGCGGCGCTTCGACGCTCAGCGCCTCGCCTTCCGGGCGCTCGCCTATAGCCGGCTCGGCCGGACGCAGGAGGCGCGCGCCCTGATCGACCCCGATCGTCATGTCATGCTCTTCCGCTTCGTGCCGCCGGCGGCGCTCGGCGCCGTCGATCTGTTCAACAGGCGCCTCGCCGCCTTTTTGCTGGCGAATATGGGCCAGACGCCGACGCCGCGGCCCGATTGCGTGATCGACGGCGGCCTTCCGCAAAGGCGCGATCCGCTCCTGCTGGCGCTGCGCGAGTTCTTTCGCCGCTCCTTCGACGGCTATATCGCCGCAATGCCGGCGCTCGGCCTTCACGGGCCGGCGCCCGCGGCGGGACGCATCGAGGAAGTGGTCGTCTTCCTGCGCGGCGCGGGCCGCAATGGCGAGCATGTCCATCCGGGCGGCTATGTGTCCGGCGTCTATTACGTCGAGGCGCCCTCGAGCGTCCTCGCGGGCTCTGATCTGCGCGGCCGTCTCGCGCTCGGCCAATGCGAGAGGCTGACGGGCGGCCACCGGCCGGCGTGGAGCGTCCGCCATGTCGCGCCCGAGCCGGGGACGCTCGTCGTCTTCCCCTCCCATATGTTCCACGACGTCGTTCCGACGCGCAGCGAGGCGCTGCGCATCGCCATCGGCCTCGACGTTCGGCCCTGTGGAGAAGAAAGCGAGGAGCCGACATGAACGATCCTGCATCGGAGGCCGCGACCGCCGCCGAGGCCCTCGACCGGGACGGCTTCGCGCTGCTGCGCGGCGCCATTCCCGCGCCATTGCTCGCGCCGCTGCGCGCCGCCTTCGAGGCGGGGGCGCGCGCCTCGTCGGAGTGGCCGGTCCCGCGCGGCGCCGACTGGCGCCATTCCATGCTCGATCTCGATCCCGCCGTCGCCGCCACCTGCCGTCTGCCGATCCTGCTCGCCGCGGCTCATCATGTCTTGCAGGCTCCCTTCGCGCTCGTCCAGGTCGAAGGGCGCGAGCCGCGCGCCGGCGGCGGCGGACAGGCGCTGCACCGCGACGCGCCGGCGGCCGCAGTAGTGGAGATCGTCTCCGCACTGGCCTTTCTCGATTCGTTCGGGCCGCCCAACGGAGCGACGCGCTTCGCGCCCGGCACGCATCGCGGCGCTGGTCTGGCGCTGCGCGAGGAGGATGGCCCGCCCACCACCATCCTCGAGGGCGAGGCCGGCGACATCGTCGTGCTCGATGTGAATGTGCTGCATGGCGCGACGCGCAACATCGCCGGCGCTCCGCGTCGATCGCTCTTGATCACCTACGCCGTCGAGACCGCGCGCGCGAAATTCGACGCGACCCGCGCCATGCGCGCGGTGCGTATGGCGCCGAGCGAGATCTTCGGCGCGTGAGCTCACTCCAGAGCGTCGGCGCCCTCGTTCCAGGCGAGCAGGAATTCGGCGACATTGGCGGTGATCTGAATGCGGAACGCCTCGGCGACCGGCGGGCGGGGCTCGGCGTCGAGACGCGCGAGCCGCTGGTCGAGCCAGTCGAGATCGAGCCATTCGCCGATTCCCGCGCGGCGGAAGGCGAGCAGGCGCGTCCGCGCCTCCGGCGCCTCCGCGGCGAGGCGCGGATAGAAATCCGGACAGAACGCCAGGCCCGACCGGCGCAGACGGATCGAATCGGGAAGCCGTCCGTCGAGCAGCGCGCGCGCCGGGGCGCGGGATGCGCCGCCATGGTTGGAGTAGCGCGCTGGAAAGCCCGAGAAGAGCTGCAGCAGCCGCTGGTCGCGAAAGGGTGGGACAATTCGCGCGGCGCCGATCATCGTCTCGCTCGGGCTGTTGTCGAGCTTCTCGACGCCCTGGCAATAGCCCCAGCGGCCGCGCGGATCGAAGGCCGGCTCGGCGCTCCAGGGGCGGCGCCATGTCTCCTCGAGATGCGACGGCAGGCCGGAAAGCAGCCCCGGCGCCAGCCGCACATTGAAGCCATCCTCGGGCCAGTGTGGAGCTCCGCGACGCGGATCGACATGATCGCGCAGCCGCCGCAGAGCGCGGCGCAAGCGATAGGCCGGCGTCGCCAAGGGGAAGGCGGCGGTGAATGTATATTCGCCGCCCGAGCCGTCGATCAGCTCCGCATGGCCGGCGGCGCCGCTCGCTACGAAAAAGGCTTCGTATAAATGATGCCAGGTCGCGCGGGTCGGATCATTGCGCGCGAGACAATGGCGGCGCGACGGCCGGAACAGCCGCGCCTGAGGCGATGGGCGCACCAGAGTGAGCGGCAGGCCGAGACGATCGGCGACGATGCGCGCGAAGGGCGTCTCGTCGGGCAGGCCGCTTTCCTCGGGCGCCGCCGAGGTCAGCAGCGTCAGCCTCTGCCCCGCGGCGCGCTCCGCCGCCGCCACGACGGCGAGCGTCGAGGAATCGAGGCCGCCGCTGAGCATGACCGCCAGCCCGCCGTGACGCGCGAGACGCTGGCGCAGGATCTGGCGCAGCAATGTCTCGGCCTCGGCGAGCGCGTCCGCGAAGGAGCCGGCGAAAGGCGGAGCCGCCACTGGAGCGCCGATGCGACGCAGCTGCGTCCCACCCGCATCGAAGGTCACGCAGGCGCCAGGCGGCAGGGCCTCCACCCCGCGCAGCAGGCTGCGGGTGTTGAACGGACGCACCGCGCGATGGCGGGCCATGGTCGCCGCAAAGCCCTCCGGGTCGATGTCGTTCGGCATCCAGGGAAGGCGGCGCAGCGCATGGATGGAGGGCGCGAGGACGACGCTCGCGCCCTTGCGCGCATGGAGCACCGGATCACGCAGCGCCCGCGAGGTCATCAGCGCGAGACGCCGCTCCTCGGCGCGCCAGACGAGGCAGGACCATTCGCCGAGCATATGCGCGGGCGCCTCGGCGCCGAAGCGCGCATGAGCGGCCGCCGCCAGAAGCGCGAAGCCGGAGTCGACCGGCAGGCCGAGGCGGACGGCGAGCTCCTGCGGCTCATCGAGATAGCCGAGCAATATGCAGCAGCATCCGCCCGCATCAGCGCGATGCACGGCGCGAGGATCGACGCGGTCCACGCCGGCGGCGACAAAGGAGCCCGTCGCGCGCGTCAGACCGAGAGCAGCGCAATCCGCGGCCTCCACAGGCCCGCCGTCGAGGCGGACGACGCCGTATAATCCGCTCTTCAAATCCATGTCCTCGATCTTGACTCGGTCCTGCGTTGGTTTAATCGCGACGCCGTGCCGACGCCCTCCAGCGTTCCGAATCCGGATTGACAGCTTCCGAGCAACAGCGTCATGGCCACGCTTGTCGCGGCCATCCACGCCGTGACATCGCGACGCGCGGGAAAAAGAGGCGGTGATGTTCGGCTCATGATCCAATATTGCGAGCCGTCGCGGCGTGGATGGCCGCGACAAGCGCGGCCATGACGCTGGAAACTCTCTGCTTGTTAACCCAAATTCGGAGCCCTGAGACGCCCTCACCCCTCTCCGAGCGGAAATTGCGTCACGCGCTGGCCCGCGCGGCCTATGGCCGACGCGAGATTCGCGTGGCTGATCCCGTGGTCGCCGGCCATGATTGCCTGATCTCGACCCGCCTCGGGCTGTTCGCCGGACGACGGGAGGGCGTCAAGCGGCTGTTGTGGGGCTATTTCTTCGGCGTCGCCCGCCACGAGGACGCGATCTATCTGTTCGAGGCCTGCGACGATCCCGCCGGCTCGAGCGACATGGGCCGCATCCTGCGCTTTCATCTGCACGACGGCCGGCTCAGCGATTTCGTCGTGCTCGCCGAGGGGCTGCACAATCAATGTCATCAGATCGCGGTGATCGACGATCTCCTGTGCGTCGTCGACACCGCGCGCCAGTCGATCGTGCGGCTGCGGCTCGACGGCGGCCTCCACGATATTCGCCAGCCGATCGAGGTGGGGCCGCGGCCGGGCGGCGGCGGCGCCTATCGCCACATCAACTCGATCGCCGAGGTCGGCGAGCGCATTGCTCTGATGCTGCACAATGGCCCGGTTCTCCCCGAGGAGCCGAGCGAGCTCGCCTGGCTCGACCGCGATTTCAATCTGCTCTCGCGTCAGCCGCTGCCGGGGCGTCATTGTCACGACATTCTGCCCCTGCCGGACGGGTCGATCTGGCATTGCGGGTCGTTCGCGGGCGAGATCATCGATGCGAATGGCGCGCGTATAAAAATTTCCGAGCGAATGACGCGCGGGCTGATCGCTGTTCCCGGCGGCTTCATCGTCGGCGCGTCCTTGTTCGGACCGCGATCGGATCGAGATATTCTCTCGGGCTCGATCATCTATCTCGATCGATCCTTTCGCCGTCTCGTCGAGGCCCCCTGCCCGGGGGCGCCGACCGATCTGCTGGCGCTCTGCCGCTCGAGCCCAATGGTCTGATTCAGTCGATTTGACAGGGCTGAAAGAGCGAGCCTGAAGGCTCACGGTCCAGGCGCTCGGACCGTGAGCCTTCAGGCTCGCTCTCGAGGCCCATTATTTTCGCTGACGCAGACAACTGGATTGCTAGGCTCCGCTCGCAATGTCGGCGGGGACTGTCCAACCGGGGAGCCGGGTCAGGATTGGGTGCAGTCGGGGGCGTTCCCGGGATTGCCATCGAGGCCCACTCCGAACAAAAACTCGGTCTGCTCGATGGCCAGCGCCTCGATTTCAGGCTCCACCCAAATCTTGCGAGACGTCGAAGCCGGCGTGGAGACCGGAGGCTCTGATTCGGGCGTTGCGGTCATAGGTCAGCCTCTCCATATTCGCGGCCATGAATGGACGGACGGGAGCCGACTCGTCGCGCCGCGGCTCCCGCCCCCCGCTTATATCCGCCCGCGCTCAGCTGCGAGACGGGAAAATACCAGTCAACGTTATGACAAAGGTGATGGCGAGATAGGGCTGCAGCGTCGAGATCGGCACATTGCCGCCGGTGGCGCCCACGGTGACCGTGCCGGCGACATTGAGCCCTCCGAGCGGAATAGTCGTGGCGGTGCCCGCAGGACAGTAGATCGCCGGCGCGGAGCCGGTCTGATTGAGGTCGACCGCATGGCCGAGCACTGTTCCATTGTCCGGGGTCTGCAGCGAGGCCTTGGGCTGGACGCCCGACGCATTGAAGCTCGAGGTCGAGGTGAAGGTGGCGCTGTGATTATGGGCCGGCAGATTCGTCGACAGCAGCGTCTCGGTCTCGACGCCGGCCTGCTGACCGATCACGTAATTCGACAATCCCGGACCCTGGCCCCAATGAACGGGGGTGCGGCCGCGCAGGTCCGGCAGAGCGAAATTATTGACGCCATTGCCGCCGAAGGTGGTGCCCAGCAGCGCGAACAGCGCGGAGTTCTGCTGGATGGGCACGAGCTGGCCGTTGCAGAGCGCGGTGTGCGCGGGCGCGAAATTCCAACCGCCCTGGATGATCTGGCCTAAGTAGAGTTCCGCCATGACGTTCACTCCTCCCTCAAATAAACACGCGATCTTTATGATTATCGACGGTTCGAATTCGTACTAGAAACTCGGCGTCGCCACAACCGTGAATGATCGACGGCGTCAGGCCGCGACCGGCTGCGCGACATTGAGCGTCTGCATTTTCTGCAACAGGCGCACGACGGCCGCGCGACATTCATCGGGCGGCACGTCGAAGAGCTCGACCAGCTTCGATGCGATCTCGGATGCGCTCGCCGGAGCGTCCAGAGCGTTCCAGACCGCATAGGCGGTGCTGTTCAGCGCGACATAGAAGCCGGTGTTCACATTGATCATGACGAGGCTGTCCTCGATCTCGGATCCGACCCAATGATCGTCGCGGCGCCAAATCGTCTCGCTCATAATTCAATTCTCTCGTCGATCGACGCGCGCGCGAGCCGTTCGGCCCTGCCGGCGCGATCCATCATGACATTGCGCCGTCCCCAGGCATAGACCGGGACGGAGCGCGCGACCTCGACGCTGTGGAGAAGCGCGGCTGCCTGCAGCCCCATCAGCGCCGGCGCATTCGGGCGATGACGATGCGCGAGCAGGACTTCGAGCGCCTTGCGCTGGGAGAGACGCATCGGCTCTTCGTCAACGGCGTCATCGAGCACGATCAGCGCGCCGAGGCGCGCCGCGTCGATCATGCGATCAGCGGCGAGAGGATGGAACCGGCGCGCCTGCGAGCCTTCGCGCAGGAACAGGCCTCCCGGCAGGCCGCAGACGGTCGCCGCGCCGGAACCTGGAATGATCGCTATGCTGTCATCGGCGAGCAGCGCCGCGCCGTCCGCGACCAGCGCCGCCGCCAGAGTGGATTTGCCGGCGCCCGAACGCCCCAGAATTCCCAGCGCCGGCCCGCCCGGCCGCGCGCAGACCGCCGCGGCGTGCAGCACCAGCCGGCCCTGCATCCACAGCGACGCGGGCAGCGCGCCGGCGATGAGCCGCTCGCCGATCTCCTCCGTTTTTGCGTGAGCGCTCGGCGTCACCTCTATGGCCGACGCCGAGCAGAGATAGCTCGCGATCCCCGGAACGGCGAGCCGCAGCGCATCGCCTTCGCGGGAAAAGCCGGCGGGGGCTGCGAAAGCGTCCTCCGCCGCGACGTCGCAGAAGATGACGACGCCGGGAGCGGTCGCTTCATCGCCGACCCAATCGCGCGCGCCGGGAACCGGCGCCTCGCTGGCGATGATCTGTCCGAAACCGAAGAGCCGCCGCATCGCCAACGCCCGTCACGCCGGCCGGAAGTCGAAAGCGACGCAGATGCGGCGGCCGCTGGCGCGATGCGGATAGGTGCGGTGATAGCAATGGGCGGGGAACAGCATCATCAGCCCCGGCTCCGGACGAACGAGGCCCGAGCCGAAGGCGCGGGCGGCCTCCTCGCCGACCAGATCCTCCGGAAGGCCGAAGGCGATATGGCCGCGTTCGTCGCGAGCTTCGGCGATTCCCGGCGGCGTCGCGACATAATACACGCCGCTCAGCCAGCCGTGCTGATGGACGTGCCAGGTTTCGTAGCCGTCCTCGTCGGTGATCACGCACCAGCTGTGCAGGACCAGCTCGGGCGGGCGGACGCGGATCATCGCATGATCGACGGCGGCGGCGAGCGTCGCGACGTGGCGCTCGGCGATCGTCGCTATGCGGGCGAGAAGCTGCTGCGCCAGCGGCGCGAAATGCGAGATCGTGCTGTCGATGCGCCAGGTCCGATGCGAGGCCGATCCATAACGTTCGAGATGCAGCCCGGGATGGGCGACGAGCTCGGCGGCGAGCGCCGCGTCGAACGCCTGCCGACTCGCCCAGCCGGGAGGGGGCGACAGGCGCGAGACCAGCTGCAGACGCTCCCGCGCCTCCGCCTCGCGCGCCTCCTCGATCCGGCCGAGCCGCGCGAGCGCCAGCACCTGCGCCGCCAGCACCCGCGAATGACCGACGCCCTGCGCGACGAGAGCCTCGGCCAGCGCCAGGGCCGCGCCGGGCTCCCGCGTGGAGAAGCACAGCGCGGCGAGACGTTTGCACGCGTCCTTGTTGTGCGGATCGAGGGCCAGCGCCTCTCGGAGCGTGCGCTCGGCGCGGACGTCGCCGAGCCGCATCTCGGCCTTTCCCCGGTCGGCGAGCGCGGCGGCGCGGCGGCGATCCGCATCGGCGAGCGCGAAAGCGCAATCGGCGGAGACGATCGCCTCGCGCGTCGCCTCATGGGTCTCGAGCGCCAGCAACGCATTGGTCCGCAGCATCGCCTCCCCGAAATCGAGGTCCGCGGCCCCGGCCAGAAGCGCGACGGTCTCCGAATACCGATCGCAGGCGTTCAGCAGCCAGGCGAGACGCCGGCGCAGCTCGCGCGAGGCGGCGTTGCGCGCATGAGCGGCGCGCGTGAGCTCCAGCTCCTGGCGCGCGGTCAAGCGCTTCGCCGTCTCGAGTCGAATGGTGGTCGCGGTCATGAGCGCTCCGCCGGCGCGAGAAAATGAAGACATCGAACGATTGAGTCTAGCACGCGCCGCGCATCGGCGCCTCCCCCGGCTTCGGCGAAGCGGCCGGCGAGCGAAGAGGCCGATGCGTCGCCTTCTTCCGACGCCCCCGCCCTGCCCGCGCCGCCAGCGCATCTCGCCGCTCTCGGCAAGCGCGCCCGACTATGCCCGCAAAGCCCGCTCCGACAATACGCGCCGCGCCTATGAGGCCGACTGGCGCGCCTTCGCCTCCTGGCTGCGCCGGCGAGGAGTCGATCCCGGCCAGGGCTGCGGGGCTGTGACGCGCGGCCGCGGCGAACTCGCTCGAGATTGCGATGCAAGGACCGGCGCGATGCGTTATATTGCGCGCATGAACCCGCATCTGCGCCCGCTCGATCTTCCGCGCGAGACCCAGGCCGCCGAGGGACTTCCCCGGCGCTGCTGGAGCGTCGCGGAAATCGAGGAGATGGTTCGCGCCGGCATCCTCGACGAGGACGAGCGGTTCGAGCTGATCGGCGGTGAGGTCGTGCCCATGTCGCCCAAAGGG
The sequence above is a segment of the Methylosinus trichosporium OB3b genome. Coding sequences within it:
- a CDS encoding putative 2OG-Fe(II) oxygenase, which translates into the protein MQWMEIEPPKARRISRRAATKVLRAAVDAAADRPALRERLGAALMDEGRHGEAIAALRASAAAEPSGFTSWGRLAQCHLAIGEPAAALDICERAQGRGVARARGGALEALGRPEDALREYARAFAEDDADALALEAALRLLSHASDAEPLLAFCAALPATRRFDAQRLAFRALAYSRLGRTQEARALIDPDRHVMLFRFVPPAALGAVDLFNRRLAAFLLANMGQTPTPRPDCVIDGGLPQRRDPLLLALREFFRRSFDGYIAAMPALGLHGPAPAAGRIEEVVVFLRGAGRNGEHVHPGGYVSGVYYVEAPSSVLAGSDLRGRLALGQCERLTGGHRPAWSVRHVAPEPGTLVVFPSHMFHDVVPTRSEALRIAIGLDVRPCGEESEEPT
- a CDS encoding phytanoyl-CoA dioxygenase family protein; this encodes MNDPASEAATAAEALDRDGFALLRGAIPAPLLAPLRAAFEAGARASSEWPVPRGADWRHSMLDLDPAVAATCRLPILLAAAHHVLQAPFALVQVEGREPRAGGGGQALHRDAPAAAVVEIVSALAFLDSFGPPNGATRFAPGTHRGAGLALREEDGPPTTILEGEAGDIVVLDVNVLHGATRNIAGAPRRSLLITYAVETARAKFDATRAMRAVRMAPSEIFGA
- a CDS encoding asparagine synthetase B family protein — protein: MDLKSGLYGVVRLDGGPVEAADCAALGLTRATGSFVAAGVDRVDPRAVHRADAGGCCCILLGYLDEPQELAVRLGLPVDSGFALLAAAAHARFGAEAPAHMLGEWSCLVWRAEERRLALMTSRALRDPVLHARKGASVVLAPSIHALRRLPWMPNDIDPEGFAATMARHRAVRPFNTRSLLRGVEALPPGACVTFDAGGTQLRRIGAPVAAPPFAGSFADALAEAETLLRQILRQRLARHGGLAVMLSGGLDSSTLAVVAAAERAAGQRLTLLTSAAPEESGLPDETPFARIVADRLGLPLTLVRPSPQARLFRPSRRHCLARNDPTRATWHHLYEAFFVASGAAGHAELIDGSGGEYTFTAAFPLATPAYRLRRALRRLRDHVDPRRGAPHWPEDGFNVRLAPGLLSGLPSHLEETWRRPWSAEPAFDPRGRWGYCQGVEKLDNSPSETMIGAARIVPPFRDQRLLQLFSGFPARYSNHGGASRAPARALLDGRLPDSIRLRRSGLAFCPDFYPRLAAEAPEARTRLLAFRRAGIGEWLDLDWLDQRLARLDAEPRPPVAEAFRIQITANVAEFLLAWNEGADALE
- a CDS encoding phage tail protein, with protein sequence MAELYLGQIIQGGWNFAPAHTALCNGQLVPIQQNSALFALLGTTFGGNGVNNFALPDLRGRTPVHWGQGPGLSNYVIGQQAGVETETLLSTNLPAHNHSATFTSTSSFNASGVQPKASLQTPDNGTVLGHAVDLNQTGSAPAIYCPAGTATTIPLGGLNVAGTVTVGATGGNVPISTLQPYLAITFVITLTGIFPSRS
- a CDS encoding PqqD family protein — protein: MSETIWRRDDHWVGSEIEDSLVMINVNTGFYVALNSTAYAVWNALDAPASASEIASKLVELFDVPPDECRAAVVRLLQKMQTLNVAQPVAA
- a CDS encoding putative 2OG-Fe(II) oxygenase, producing the protein MTATTIRLETAKRLTARQELELTRAAHARNAASRELRRRLAWLLNACDRYSETVALLAGAADLDFGEAMLRTNALLALETHEATREAIVSADCAFALADADRRRAAALADRGKAEMRLGDVRAERTLREALALDPHNKDACKRLAALCFSTREPGAALALAEALVAQGVGHSRVLAAQVLALARLGRIEEAREAEARERLQLVSRLSPPPGWASRQAFDAALAAELVAHPGLHLERYGSASHRTWRIDSTISHFAPLAQQLLARIATIAERHVATLAAAVDHAMIRVRPPELVLHSWCVITDEDGYETWHVHQHGWLSGVYYVATPPGIAEARDERGHIAFGLPEDLVGEEAARAFGSGLVRPEPGLMMLFPAHCYHRTYPHRASGRRICVAFDFRPA
- a CDS encoding Uma2 family endonuclease, with protein sequence MRRLLPTPPPCPRRQRISPLSASAPDYARKARSDNTRRAYEADWRAFASWLRRRGVDPGQGCGAVTRGRGELARDCDARTGAMRYIARMNPHLRPLDLPRETQAAEGLPRRCWSVAEIEEMVRAGILDEDERFELIGGEVVPMSPKGARHEWVKIAVNRHLQRIAPDHVEIAPETTLRLDARSFVEPDFCVFPRGLALTALDGPAVLLAIEIADSSLSYDKGRKIGVYAAFGVREVWVVDAVRATTWIHRRLGATGYAEIGEHPASARLTPMLAPELAFSLADIGVEPARDAGR